In Helicobacter anatolicus, a single genomic region encodes these proteins:
- the mrdA gene encoding penicillin-binding protein 2: MNFRIKLIAIFFIAIWIVLLVRIFAISIQSNQYYMQLAQKNITRKDIDIPFRGLIKDRNGSLVAINKLGFSIALDPHLNQKQLDAQIDFLLQYLPHLNAQDILKSYDREKSPYNHTPIKVVKFVDYDLMQKKYAYLIQNNKIFVEPASRRFYPYKTSASHVIGYVGASDEKDIIKNVVSKYTGVVGKTGLERQYNVFLQGQISEKIITVDSHNRIVSVRYEKDSVNRNDLTISLDMRLQKIADEAFDGKNGAVLVMDIENGELLVAGSYPEYDLNDFVGGVSYAKWNALQEDLSNPLLNKLVNGLYAPGSVIKMGMALALLEYAGINEHTLVDTPGFIELGGRRFRDWKPGGHGKTDVVKALRESVDVYFYKLSQQAGMTNLAGVLGEMGFGAKTGVDLPNEFVGILPSPEWKMSKGQQWYLGDTVVTSIGQGSFLVTPMQIVRYTGLMASGELSTPHFAKIFQEKESDFKNKDILNDFQKSKLKFIQEGMYQACSSQGGTARRATKSSLVPLACKTGTTQVISIPQNIKVRIKESDLPYYHRSHAWITGYAPYKNPKYAITVFIEHGESGGKAGPILARMANALKEYGYIK, encoded by the coding sequence ATGAATTTTCGCATTAAGCTTATAGCAATTTTTTTTATTGCTATTTGGATTGTTTTGTTGGTGCGTATTTTTGCTATTAGTATCCAATCTAATCAATATTATATGCAATTAGCACAAAAAAATATTACGCGCAAGGATATTGACATTCCTTTTAGAGGGTTGATAAAAGATAGAAATGGCAGTTTGGTTGCAATTAATAAGTTGGGCTTCTCTATTGCTTTGGATCCGCATTTAAATCAAAAACAATTAGATGCGCAGATTGATTTTTTGTTGCAATATCTTCCACATCTTAATGCACAAGATATTTTAAAAAGCTATGATCGGGAAAAATCCCCCTATAATCACACACCTATTAAAGTGGTAAAATTTGTCGATTACGATTTAATGCAAAAAAAATATGCCTATCTTATTCAAAATAATAAAATATTTGTAGAACCTGCTTCAAGACGCTTTTATCCTTATAAGACAAGTGCTTCACATGTAATTGGTTATGTAGGGGCAAGTGATGAAAAAGATATTATCAAAAATGTGGTAAGTAAATATACAGGGGTTGTGGGAAAAACAGGGTTAGAGCGTCAATATAATGTATTTTTACAAGGGCAAATTAGTGAGAAGATTATCACTGTAGATTCTCATAATCGCATTGTCTCTGTACGCTATGAAAAAGATAGTGTGAATAGAAATGATCTTACAATATCTTTGGATATGAGATTGCAAAAAATTGCAGATGAAGCCTTTGATGGTAAAAATGGTGCGGTCCTTGTGATGGATATAGAAAATGGTGAGTTGCTTGTAGCAGGAAGCTATCCTGAATATGATTTGAATGATTTTGTTGGAGGGGTGAGCTATGCAAAATGGAATGCTCTGCAAGAAGATTTATCCAACCCCTTGCTGAATAAATTAGTCAATGGTTTGTATGCCCCTGGTTCAGTAATTAAAATGGGAATGGCATTAGCACTTTTAGAATATGCGGGGATAAATGAGCACACTTTAGTAGATACTCCTGGATTTATTGAGCTTGGAGGAAGACGATTTAGGGATTGGAAGCCAGGAGGACATGGAAAGACTGATGTGGTAAAGGCATTGCGAGAATCTGTAGATGTATATTTTTATAAACTTTCACAACAAGCAGGTATGACAAATCTTGCAGGTGTATTAGGTGAAATGGGATTTGGAGCAAAAACGGGGGTGGATTTGCCTAATGAATTTGTGGGAATATTACCAAGTCCGGAGTGGAAAATGTCTAAGGGGCAACAATGGTATTTGGGGGATACCGTGGTAACTTCTATCGGACAAGGATCATTTTTGGTAACCCCGATGCAAATTGTGCGTTATACGGGTTTAATGGCTAGTGGGGAATTATCTACACCACACTTTGCAAAAATTTTTCAAGAAAAAGAAAGTGATTTTAAAAACAAGGATATTTTAAATGATTTTCAAAAATCTAAACTTAAATTTATTCAAGAAGGGATGTATCAAGCTTGTAGTTCTCAAGGTGGGACAGCAAGAAGAGCGACAAAAAGTTCTTTGGTACCTTTAGCTTGTAAAACAGGGACAACACAGGTAATTTCAATTCCACAAAATATTAAAGTAAGAATCAAAGAAAGTGATTTGCCATATTATCATAGATCGCATGCATGGATTACAGGTTATGCGCCTTATAAGAATCCAAAATATGCGATTACGGTTTTTATCGAGCATGGAGAGAGTGGTGGGAAGGCAGGACCAATACTCGCAAGAATGGCAAACGCATTAAAGGAGTATGGTTATATTAAATAA
- the murJ gene encoding murein biosynthesis integral membrane protein MurJ, giving the protein MLKKAFFTNSSGILFSRIFGFIRDLLTANILGAGILSDIFFAAFKFPNLFRRIFGEGAFAQSFLPSLIGAKRKSSFIVSTFLIFACSIFLLSLFVWFFSGFFTKILAYGFSEEKIFLARPIVVINFWYLELVFITTFLSALLQYKNIFWVNAYNTVLLNIFMILSLLIAKSYEGMQIVYLLSYGVLCGGTAQILLHFYPLYQAKYLKIFLVGCKDIFLFITKKSKNHAKKFYQESIKSFFKQFFPAMIGSSTAQIAAFIDTILASFLATGSISYLYYANRIFQLPLAIFAIAISTALFPTIARAIKNQEEEKAKNLLKKSFWFLMILLTLCTLGGILLKNEIIFLLYEHGNFLREHTLITANVFAIYLLGLIPFGLAKIFSLWLYAHKKQGKAALISTISLGVGLICSVISMHFLKVYGLALASSISGFILFILTIKHFGIKNFFWLIASKKYFLLLIALLILELLILQTFLTFIHI; this is encoded by the coding sequence TTGCTTAAAAAAGCTTTCTTTACAAATAGTAGTGGAATCTTGTTTTCTCGAATTTTTGGTTTTATACGCGATTTATTAACAGCGAATATTTTGGGTGCAGGAATTTTGAGCGATATTTTTTTTGCAGCCTTCAAATTTCCCAATCTTTTTAGAAGAATATTTGGCGAAGGTGCATTTGCACAAAGTTTCCTACCTAGTCTTATTGGTGCAAAACGCAAAAGCTCTTTTATCGTTAGCACTTTCCTTATTTTTGCTTGCAGTATTTTTTTATTAAGCCTCTTTGTGTGGTTTTTTTCAGGCTTTTTTACAAAAATTTTAGCTTATGGATTTAGTGAAGAAAAAATTTTCCTTGCACGCCCTATTGTAGTGATCAATTTTTGGTATCTTGAACTTGTTTTCATTACCACATTTTTAAGCGCATTATTGCAATATAAAAATATTTTTTGGGTAAATGCCTACAACACCGTACTTTTAAATATTTTTATGATTCTCTCACTACTCATCGCAAAAAGCTATGAAGGTATGCAAATTGTCTATTTATTAAGTTATGGAGTTTTATGCGGAGGAACAGCACAAATTCTTTTGCATTTTTATCCACTCTATCAAGCAAAATATCTAAAAATTTTTCTTGTAGGATGTAAAGATATTTTTTTATTCATCACAAAAAAATCTAAAAATCATGCAAAAAAATTCTACCAAGAAAGCATCAAAAGTTTTTTTAAACAATTTTTTCCTGCCATGATAGGTAGCTCAACCGCACAAATTGCAGCATTTATAGATACTATTCTTGCGTCATTTCTTGCAACTGGAAGCATTTCTTACCTCTACTATGCTAATCGTATTTTCCAGCTCCCGCTAGCAATCTTTGCAATTGCTATTTCTACCGCATTATTTCCTACTATTGCACGAGCAATCAAAAATCAAGAAGAAGAAAAAGCCAAAAATCTTTTAAAAAAATCTTTTTGGTTTTTAATGATTTTATTAACTCTTTGCACTCTAGGAGGAATCTTATTAAAAAATGAGATTATTTTTTTGCTTTATGAGCATGGAAATTTTTTACGCGAACACACTTTAATTACGGCCAATGTATTTGCCATCTATCTACTTGGTCTCATCCCTTTTGGTCTGGCAAAGATCTTTTCCCTTTGGCTTTATGCACACAAAAAACAAGGAAAGGCTGCATTAATTTCTACTATTTCTTTAGGAGTTGGCCTAATTTGCTCTGTAATCTCTATGCATTTTCTAAAAGTTTATGGTTTAGCACTTGCTTCAAGCATTAGCGGCTTTATTTTATTTATTCTCACAATTAAACATTTTGGTATCAAAAATTTCTTCTGGCTCATTGCTTCAAAAAAATATTTTTTATTACTCATCGCACTCTTAATTTTAGAACTTCTTATTCTACAAACTTTTTTAACTTTTATACATATTTGA
- a CDS encoding FapA family protein, with protein MLDINFVPQVIKQCFNVAEELKKFSLTFKIDPNLIDFKILNIYTFLVHLDGKKELLNTHTMHYLEEDQYYNSGDFHFIQNFDIKIFPKNEHFDVALKISENCDEARLFFYQDDILHDDEEFFEKVLHLVENHLVLHRVILRKNTKRNAQIIEQIKQKIHHKTPYPLSIVVERASFTPSIQPYFVFVPKEEYKDYKQEFKHAYFAVNIDDTILKYYQGVESKSGRDVFGKFVEGERGDIKDLDMPDFNKEDAVLEQQEGCVVIKSLVDAYVSYRENKILFFKEKILDNVKTYNIPMLLGGVDKQISLEIMASDPSKDAIASGVVLEANAINIKGSIGSNVVLRAKNIDIEGQTHQNTKIFAHKAKILLHKGYLVADFAEVGSVDSGSIESEKIFVSYCNGGRLFGNEIKIAELENNNKITFNSKIHLQNISGEYNEIVFYSFINEKTKELAEVLKHKKEQLAEKGKVLFAKYQKMTNFTIKYQRTIDQIKSADDKMQAQMLQNKGIRDIFYRYNLALKESKRLKKELLEFESLLKNTSISMMQLDDEVLGAQVFCDGSWGVETQLCYQREYPKNMTKNLIVEKGFKGNYQLDKKTRDFIVF; from the coding sequence ATGTTGGATATAAATTTTGTTCCACAAGTTATCAAGCAATGCTTTAATGTGGCAGAAGAATTAAAAAAATTCTCCTTAACTTTTAAAATCGACCCTAATCTTATTGATTTTAAAATTTTGAATATTTATACTTTTTTGGTGCATTTGGATGGAAAAAAAGAATTGTTAAATACACATACCATGCATTATCTTGAAGAGGATCAATATTATAATAGTGGTGATTTTCATTTTATTCAGAATTTTGATATAAAAATTTTTCCAAAAAATGAGCATTTTGATGTTGCATTAAAGATTTCTGAAAATTGCGATGAAGCACGATTATTTTTTTATCAAGATGATATTTTGCATGATGATGAGGAGTTTTTTGAAAAGGTTTTGCATTTGGTTGAGAATCACTTGGTATTACATCGTGTGATTTTGAGAAAAAACACAAAAAGAAATGCGCAAATTATTGAGCAAATTAAGCAAAAAATTCATCATAAAACTCCTTATCCTTTAAGTATTGTTGTGGAGAGAGCAAGTTTTACTCCTTCTATACAACCTTATTTTGTGTTTGTTCCAAAAGAAGAATATAAAGATTATAAACAAGAGTTTAAGCACGCATATTTTGCGGTTAATATCGATGATACGATTTTAAAATATTATCAAGGTGTAGAAAGTAAGTCAGGTCGCGATGTTTTTGGGAAATTTGTTGAAGGTGAAAGAGGAGATATTAAAGATTTGGATATGCCGGATTTTAATAAAGAAGATGCGGTATTAGAGCAGCAAGAAGGTTGTGTTGTGATAAAATCTTTGGTTGATGCATATGTTTCTTATAGGGAAAATAAGATTTTGTTTTTTAAAGAAAAGATTTTAGATAATGTCAAAACTTATAATATTCCTATGCTTTTAGGAGGTGTGGATAAGCAAATATCTTTAGAGATTATGGCATCAGATCCTTCTAAAGATGCTATCGCTTCAGGTGTGGTTTTGGAGGCAAATGCAATTAATATTAAAGGGAGCATCGGATCTAATGTTGTTTTAAGAGCAAAAAATATAGATATTGAGGGGCAGACACATCAAAATACAAAAATTTTTGCGCATAAAGCAAAGATTTTGTTGCATAAAGGATATTTAGTTGCAGATTTTGCGGAAGTAGGGAGCGTAGATTCTGGAAGTATAGAATCAGAAAAAATCTTTGTGAGTTATTGTAATGGTGGGCGTTTATTTGGCAATGAAATTAAGATTGCAGAGTTAGAAAATAATAATAAGATTACTTTTAATTCTAAAATACATTTGCAAAATATTTCTGGCGAGTATAATGAAATTGTGTTTTATTCTTTTATTAATGAAAAAACAAAAGAACTTGCGGAGGTATTGAAGCATAAAAAAGAACAGCTTGCAGAAAAGGGAAAAGTACTTTTTGCTAAATACCAAAAGATGACAAATTTTACGATTAAATATCAAAGAACAATTGATCAAATAAAAAGTGCAGATGATAAAATGCAAGCGCAAATGTTGCAAAATAAGGGAATTAGAGATATTTTTTATCGATATAATCTTGCGCTAAAAGAATCTAAGCGACTTAAAAAAGAATTACTAGAATTTGAATCTCTATTAAAAAATACTTCTATTAGTATGATGCAATTAGATGATGAGGTGCTGGGTGCACAGGTATTTTGTGATGGATCATGGGGGGTAGAAACTCAGCTTTGCTATCAGAGAGAATATCCCAAAAATATGACAAAAAATTTGATTGTAGAGAAGGGATTCAAGGGTAATTATCAGCTTGATAAAAAAACAAGAGATTTTATAGTATTTTAG
- the ruvA gene encoding Holliday junction branch migration protein RuvA — MIFGLKGKVFRLENTRVLLDVGGVIYEVNISLHSARFLENKEEIFLFATQIVREDAHLLFGFVEEIEKQTFDRLIKINGVGPKVALAILSTYSAQEFIEIIQTKNIAALQKVPGIGGKSAGKIMVDISGFYVDLIAQEGVKDSKSLAYQEVKMALESLGFKANAIDKVLKQVQKNSVQDMIKEALGLLK; from the coding sequence ATGATTTTTGGATTAAAGGGCAAGGTTTTTAGATTAGAAAATACACGAGTTTTGCTTGATGTTGGGGGCGTGATTTATGAAGTTAATATTTCTTTGCATAGTGCACGGTTTTTGGAAAATAAAGAAGAAATTTTTCTTTTTGCAACACAGATTGTACGTGAAGATGCGCATTTGTTGTTTGGATTTGTTGAAGAGATTGAAAAACAAACTTTTGATCGCTTGATAAAAATTAATGGCGTGGGACCTAAGGTTGCTTTAGCAATTTTGTCTACTTATAGTGCACAAGAATTTATAGAAATCATCCAAACAAAAAATATTGCGGCATTGCAAAAAGTCCCTGGAATCGGTGGGAAGAGTGCAGGGAAGATTATGGTGGATATTTCAGGATTTTATGTAGATTTGATAGCACAAGAAGGCGTAAAAGATTCAAAAAGTTTAGCGTATCAAGAAGTGAAAATGGCATTAGAAAGCTTGGGATTCAAGGCAAATGCTATTGATAAGGTTTTAAAACAAGTGCAAAAAAATAGCGTTCAAGACATGATTAAGGAGGCTTTAGGATTGCTTAAATAA
- the ruvX gene encoding Holliday junction resolvase RuvX, which translates to MILACDIGLKRIGLAIYLNQIILPLEPILRKNRNQASNELSQLLKNRQITTLIVGIPNSQSTSAQETKKRIIFFISLLKTQAKIVFIDEDLTSFEAQSNLTYLKKEKRQEAQKNGIIDSLAACKILERYLSNPKASLIMS; encoded by the coding sequence ATGATTCTAGCTTGTGATATAGGATTAAAACGCATTGGTCTTGCTATCTATCTTAATCAAATTATTTTGCCCCTAGAGCCCATACTACGAAAAAATCGCAACCAAGCATCTAATGAATTATCACAACTCCTTAAGAATCGCCAAATTACAACGCTGATTGTAGGAATCCCAAATTCTCAAAGTACAAGTGCACAAGAAACCAAAAAACGTATTATTTTTTTTATAAGTCTTTTAAAAACACAAGCAAAAATTGTTTTCATAGATGAAGATCTCACAAGCTTCGAAGCACAAAGCAATCTCACATATCTCAAAAAAGAAAAACGCCAAGAAGCTCAAAAAAATGGCATAATAGATTCCCTAGCAGCATGTAAAATATTGGAGCGTTATTTAAGCAATCCTAAAGCCTCCTTAATCATGTCTTGA
- a CDS encoding DNA-processing protein DprA: MQSSFVINPAPTIPQSLLEIYPPVKKLFFTGDFNLINRPLKIAIVGTRKPNTYTKNFINPLVKKLTQAGAIIISGGALGTDILAHTAALPNTIMVAPNSLDCIYPTSNQHVIKEIAKKSLILSEYEKNYMPKSYSFIQRNRIVIGLSDLVIIPQADLKSGTMQSANIAIKQKKPIYVLPHRINESLGTNWLLQNNLAHAIYDINAFLSILNITYPPSDPILEFCTLAPSFDEAFEKFGDRILEYELEGKIKRTNGKVIITS; the protein is encoded by the coding sequence GTGCAAAGCTCTTTTGTCATCAATCCAGCACCCACAATACCTCAATCTCTTTTAGAAATTTATCCTCCTGTAAAAAAACTTTTTTTTACAGGGGATTTTAATCTTATCAATCGTCCTCTAAAGATTGCTATTGTCGGCACTAGAAAGCCTAACACTTATACAAAAAATTTTATCAACCCTTTAGTAAAAAAACTCACACAAGCAGGTGCAATAATCATTAGTGGTGGGGCACTTGGCACAGATATTCTCGCGCATACAGCCGCACTCCCAAACACTATTATGGTAGCACCAAATAGCCTTGATTGCATCTACCCCACAAGTAATCAACATGTCATCAAAGAAATTGCAAAAAAAAGCCTAATTCTTAGCGAATATGAAAAAAACTATATGCCAAAATCTTATTCATTCATACAAAGAAATCGCATAGTAATTGGTCTAAGCGACCTTGTCATTATTCCTCAAGCAGATCTCAAAAGCGGGACAATGCAAAGTGCAAATATTGCCATAAAACAAAAAAAACCTATTTATGTACTCCCACACAGAATTAATGAAAGTCTTGGTACTAACTGGCTTTTGCAAAATAATCTAGCCCATGCAATTTATGATATTAACGCCTTTTTATCCATACTAAATATTACATATCCCCCCAGTGATCCTATCTTAGAATTTTGCACCCTAGCCCCTAGTTTTGATGAAGCCTTTGAAAAATTTGGTGACCGTATCTTAGAATATGAATTAGAAGGAAAAATCAAACGCACAAATGGTAAAGTGATTATAACTTCATGA